Proteins encoded by one window of Fusarium graminearum PH-1 chromosome 1, whole genome shotgun sequence:
- a CDS encoding superoxide dismutase, with protein MSVGTYSLPALPYAYDALEPSISAQIMELHHSKHHQAYVTNLNVALKNYATATSSSDIAGQIALQSAIKFNGGGHINHSLFWENLCPSSSPDSKPDSAPTLGAEISKTWGSIEAFQETFKKTLLGLQGSGWGWLVKDTQGLRIVTTKDQDPVVGGEVPIFGVDMWEHAYYLQYLNGKAAYVDNIWNVINWKTAEARFTGSREDAFKVLRASI; from the exons ATGTCTGTTGGAACCTACTCTCTTCCGGCGCTGCCGTACGCCTACGAT GCCCTTGAGCCTAGCATCTCTGCTCAAATCATGGAACTTCACCACTcaaagcatcatcaagcctaCGTAACAAACCTCAACGTCGCCCTCAAGAACTACGCCACCGCTACTTCATCCAGCGACATCGCCGGCCAGATCGCCCTTCAGTCCgccatcaagttcaacggCGGCGGCCACATCAACCATTCTCTCTTCTGGGAGAATCTCTGTCCCTCCAGCTCTCCAGACTCCAAGCCCGACAGCGCCCCCACGCTCGGTGCTGAAATCTCAAAGACGTGGGGCAGCATCGAGGCTTTCCAGGAGACCTTCAAGAAGACTCTGCTGGGTCTGCAGGGCAGCGGCTGGGGATGGCTGGTCAAGGACACGCAGGGCTTGCGTATCGTTACCACCAAGGACCAGGACCCTGTCGTGGGAGGGGAGGTGCCCATTTTTGGCGTCGATATGTGGGAGCATGCCTACTACCTGCAG TACCTGAACGGAAAGGCTGCCTATGTTGACAACATCTGGAATGTCATCAACTGGAAGACCGCCGAGGCTCGCTTCACTGGCTCCCGTGAGGACGCATTCAAGGTCCTCCGAGCTTCTATCTAG
- a CDS encoding dihydroxy-acid dehydratase, with translation MPQVVIMLSRSLLRSRAVGAFPLSARNHGRFLSTTSIRSDDKLNKISSNITQPKAQGASQAMLYATGLSEADMNKAQVGISSVWYEGNPCNMHLMDLSAHVKESVAKAGLIPYRFNTIGVSDGISMGTTGMRYSLQSREIIADSVETVMNGQWYDANVSLPGCDKNMPGVAIAMGRVNRPSIMVYGGTIKPGCTKQGESIDIVSAFQAYGQYITGEITEEQRFDIIRNACPGGGACGGMYTANTMATAIETLGLTLPGSSSSPAEDPSKIAECEAVGPAIRNILKEDIRPRDIMTRQAFENAMIVTTILGGSTNAVLHLIAIADSVGIKLDIEDFQKVSDRTPFLADLKPSGKWVMADMHKIGGTPALLKFLLKEGIIDGSGITVTGKTMKQNVEELPGFPEDQTIIRPLSNPIKPTGHIQILRGSLAPGGCVGKITGKEGLRFEGKARVYDSEPAFISSLEAGEIKKGEKTVVIIRYDGPKGGPGMPEMLKPSSAIMGAGLGQDVALLTDGRFSGGSHGFIIGHIVPEAMEGGPIALVEDGDTIVIDAESRAIDLVVPEAEVDRRRKAWKAPAPRYTKGTLSKYARLVTNASEGCVTDSGLKN, from the exons ATG CCTCAAGTCGTCATCATGCTTTCCCGGTCACTGCTGCGCTCTAGAGCTGTGGGAGCTTTCCCCCTCTCTGCCAGGAATCATGG CCGCTTCCTGTCTACCACCTCCATCCGCTCCgatgacaagctcaacaagatctCCTCCAACATCACTCAGCCCAAGGCCCAGGGTGCTTCCCAGGCTATGCTCTACGCCACCGGCCTCTCTGAAGCTGACATGAACAAGGCTCAAGTTGGCATCTCGTCCGTCTGGTACGAGGGAAACCCTTGCAACATGCACCTTATGGACCTCTCTGCCCACGTCAAGGAGTCTGTCGCCAAGGCCGGTCTTATTCCCTACCGATTCAACACCATCGGTGTCTCTGATGGTATCTCCATGGGTACCACTGGTATGCGATATTCCCTCCAGAGCCGAGAGATTATTGCCGATAGTGTTGAGACTGTCATGAACGGTCAATGGTATGACGCCAACGTCAGCTTGCCCGGTTGCGACAAGAACATGCCCGgtgttgccattgccatgggTCGTGTCAACCGTCCCAGCATCATGGTTTACGGTGGTACCATTAAGCCCGGTTGCACCAAGCAGGGCGAGTCTATCGATATCGTCTCTGCTTTCCAGGCCTACGGTCAATACATCACCGGCGAGATCACCGAGGAGCAGCGATTCGACATTATCCGAAATGCCTGCcctggtggtggtgcttgtggTGGCATGTACACTGCCAACACCATGGCTACTGCCATTGAGACTCTGGGACTTACCCTCCCtggtagcagcagcagccctGCTGAGGACCCCAGCAAGATCGCCGAGTGTGAGGCTGTTGGACCTGCTATCCGCAACATTCTCAAGGAAGATATCCGACCTCGTGACATCATGACTCGCCAAGCCTTTGAGAATGCCATGATCGTCACTACCATCCTTGGTGGCAGCACCAACGCTGTTCTGCATCTTATCGCAATTGCCGACTCTGTCGGTATCAAGCTCGACATCGAGGACTTCCAAAAGGTTTCCGACCGCACTCCCTTCCTTGCCGACCTGAAGCCCTCTGGAAAGTGGGTCATGGCCGATATGCACAAGATTGGTGGTACTCCTGCTCTTCTCAAGTTCCTCTTGAAGGAGGGTATCATTGACGGCTCTGGTATCACTGTCACTGGCAAGACCATGAAGCAGAACGTCGAGGAGTTGCCTGGATTCCCCGAGGATCAAACCATCATTCGCCCCCTTAGCAACCCCATTAAGCCTACCGGTCACATCCAGATTCTCCGTGGATCCCTGGCTCCTGGTGGCTGTGTTGGTAAGATCACTGGCAAGGAGGGTCTCCGATTCGAGGGTAAGGCCCGTGTCTACGACTCCGAGCCCGCCTTCATCTCTAgccttgaggctggtgagatcaagaagggtgagaagaCTGTCGTTATCATCCGATATGATGGACCCAAGGGTGGCCCCGGTATGCCTGAGATGCTgaagccttcttctgccaTTATGGGTGCTGGCCTTGGACAGGATGTCGCCCTTCTCACTGACGGTCGCTTCTCTGGTGGTTCTCACGGTTTCATTATTGGTCACATTGTCCCCGAGGCAATGGAGGGTGGCCCTATCGCCCTTGTCGAGGACGGTGACACCATCGTTATCGACGCCGAGTCTCGTGCTATCGACCTCGTTGTTCCCGAGGCAGAGGTTGATCGCCGTCGCAAGGCCTGGAAGGCTCCCGCTCCCCGATACACCAAGGGCACACTCAGCAAGTACGCTCGACTGGTGACCAACGCCAGTGAGGGCTGTGTCACCGATAGCGGTCTCAAGAACTAA
- a CDS encoding ATP-dependent Clp protease proteolytic subunit — protein sequence MYINSPGGSVTSGMAIYDTMTYIKSPVSTVCIGGAASMAAILLAGGEAGKRFSLPHSSIMIHQPLGGTRGQASDIMIYANQIQKTREQSNKIMQYHLNKAKGHDKYSLEEINDLMERDKYLTPEEALDLGVIDEILTKRPETESEKKEGQSDAPKAS from the exons ATGTACATAAACTCTCCTGGTGGCTCTGTCACGTCAG GAATGGCTATTTATGATACCATGACATACATCAAGTCGCCGGTTTCGACAGTGTGTATAGGAGGCGCTGCGTCCATGGCAGCTATTCTTCTTGCAGGAGGTGAAGCCGGCAAGAGATTCTCGCTTCCTCATAGCTCAATCATGATCCATCAACCCCTCGGTGGGACTAGAGGTCAAGCATCAGACATTATGATTTACGCGAATCAGATCCAAAAGACACGGGAGCAATCCAACAAGATAATGCAGTACCACCTTAACAAAGCCAAGGGTCACGACAAGTACTCGTTGGAGGAGATTAACGATTTGATGGAGCGAGACAAGTACCTGACGCCAGAAGAGGCCCTAGATTTGGGCGTTATCGACGAGATTCTTACAAAGAGGCCGGAAACAGAGTcggaaaagaaagaggggCAATCCGATGCTCCCAAGGCGAGCTGA